A stretch of DNA from Poecilia reticulata strain Guanapo linkage group LG18, Guppy_female_1.0+MT, whole genome shotgun sequence:
aaactaaagaaaaagctgaaactgaATCATAATAATTCTTTTTTCAGCTAAAAGACAGACCGGAAAACAAACATCGGGTGTATTGCCCATTCGTTTTAAGAGTCTTTCCACGTCGGAGTAGGAACAGCCTTCAGCTGATAACTACCCAACTTCACTCAAGCAATTTCTCCTTGATTGAAAGAAATTCCTTAAAAATAACGATGACTGTCATGGTCGCTGAGTCAGTCAATCATGTCATAAAACAGTCAAGAAACTGATTGAGAATGAAGAAAATCAACTGGTCACAAAAACTCAAACTCTGTTTTTCCTTATACACATGTGATACTAAAGCCTATTCAGTTACAACACTAaagatttttacagaaaatagcGACTTaccattcatttttcaaaagaagCTGAGGACTGAAGGACCGGAGAGGCAGAGGGTGTTTGAATTAGCTTCATGTATTCTGACAAGTGGCAAAGGTTTCACTTCCTGAATTGTTGCATCACACACAAGGCAGTCTCACTTTTATCACTATTCACAGTTCCTTCGACAGCGCATAAATCTGATCCGATAAACGATCTGCTTCTCGACCTAAAATGTCTTGCTTGTTTAcagcttcaaaatgttttaaaaaaaataagctggCATCTTTCAAGcacaacattattttaaaagaaagtgtttCTTCAGTAAGAGGTTTTCCTGTTCTCTCTTTCAGACCGGAAATATTAAACAGCACTTCGCATACCAGAGCCTTGAGTTTTCTGCAACCCTGCTTCACTTTCCACCACCACAGAAAAAAAGGGCACCAGCCCCAAGACTAGTTAAAGATTTTATACACTTTATTCTGATCAGCAAACataaatcacaaacatttaaatataaaaaggcaGTAAAAAATATGACAGACAAATACTGCATGTTGGGTTATTATAAGTGTCCAAACGCCGTTGGTATTCCTTTGTGTTCCAGTGTgttgaccctttttttttttttttctttcggtTACACCCCTTGGAACAAAAAcccaaactaaatgttttccgTTTGTGTAATACTTGCTTCAGACACAatagaaataaatctttaaaaaagccACTTcacatcaaaacagaaaatactgtaAGGCAGCATTGTGACTacgcaaacaaacacacatgtaTTTGGTACTTTCTTAGTACAATCTAACATTTGGAAGATTGTTTGCCTTCTGTCATGAATTCACCATCAGtcccccccccgcccctccCCGGGGGTCCTTTGTCTCAGCTCTGCTCAGGCGCTCACAAACACCAGCCTGGCGCTGTAGGCCAGATCGGCGAGGTACAGCAGGAAGTTGAGAGCGGTGAGGACGGCCACGGTGATCAGTTTTGGCTGGTCTCCCCCTCTGCTGTACTTCTTGTCGAATTGGAAAATGGGCCAGAGGATGGTGGCCGTCAGGTACATGATGACGGCCAAGAGCCCGTAGGCAGACAGGAACTTGGAGAAGGGAACGGGGAGGCAGCCGGTGCACTCTCCCACGCACAGCACCACCACGGCCATGGAGAGGATGAAGCAGATGCAGTACACCGCCATGCACCACTTCAGCGCCGGGTGGTGGTCATAGGACACGGGGTCGCTGACCAGGATGAAGATAATGCAGGCAACAAAGGTTTGGCACACCTTCATCAGACCTGGAGCAGTTTTCATGTAACCCGCCACTTCTCCTGGCCTGGCCTTGGACAGGCTCACCTCCACCATGTAGGCAACTGTTGCCAGGCAGGAGAAGACCGTGGACGCGATGCGATGATCGCGCGTGTCCTGGGAGAGATACTGGCTCTTGAGGAAAAACACAGGGAAAATGATAGAGGCCGAGAGGCAGAGGAGGGAGGCGTAGCAGGCGACTGTGATGGGGAAGTTGGACCAGGAGACAGGGATTCGGGACTGGAGGCTGCACTGCTCCACCAGCAGGACCAGCAGGGTACAGGCGAAGCTGAAAGCCCAGCTGAAGATGCACCAGTCCGCCATACCTCCGTGGGGGAGACTGCCGCCATTTGCTACCACACTGAAAGCGGTGCAGGTGAACAGCACTGCAGCGATGCGCACCCATAGCAGCTGGGATGTTGGGAACCAGGTCACCGGCATGGTGGGATGTCAGTCAGGATCGACTACGTGAGTCTAGGATCGCAATGTGACTTTCAACTGGATCCTGTGTTGGCTTCCTGTCGGGCACTTTCCCTCTGTTGGAATGTGTCAGTCTCTGcatacagaaaaaataagattaGAACAAATTGACGCAATTTTGGTTGCATGGTTTCcttaaattctaaaaataaacccaatATCACTGTGTTAATGCTTTCGACAAGTGTCCAGAGTACAGTAGTTTGAACTTTTTTAGCACAACCATGAACCTAGTAATATGTGACAGAACAACACCAGGCAGGTAGCTCTGGCTCAGTGGGATGAATAGTCATCATGCAATCAGAAAGCTTTGGATTGAACTACAGTCCCCTTTCCACCACATGTCAACTTGCCCTCTTTGGGTCGTACCACATGACATCAATTGGATTTAAGCTTGGTCTTTGATTTGGTCATTGTAATATATAAgtaagttttgatttaaagctAACAATTCCTCTGGTTTTCTAGCTGTGAGTATGTTTGTTTTCCCATTGGAAGGCAGGCAAACCTCTGTAGCCGTCTTAAGTCTTTCCCAGCCTGTAAGCTTCTCTTACTAAATTCTCCCGGATTCTTCTCCTCAACGCTAACCTATGATGTTTCACATAAAGTGATTCTCATATTGGGCAGAAACTTCGTGCTGGTCCATCTTATAAAACTCAGTGAAAATACGTTGAAGCTCACGGTTCTAATAGACTGGTCTCAAACTATAGTCCTTGaaggccagtgtcctgcaacgtTTTGATGCGTCTCTTGTCCAACACGGTTGAATAACTAAACTCAACTGCCTCTCTATAGCATGCAGGTCGAGctctacagagctctgctaatCAGCTAATATTGGAGCCATTTGTGCTGAAGGGGAGAGACAACTAGAAGTTGGAGGATACCAAAAAAATAGTGAAGTAAATGAAGATGCATATTTAGTTCTTAAGGGTTGCGATATTTGAACTAAACCCTTAAGATGTCAAATTTGATGTACtttcttatataaaaaaagaccaCCTAAATTTACACTGCACAACTTCAGTTTGAGCCTGGGCAGGTTGAAGGAACAGGACTGAGTAAGGTTTCCTGTTCGTGATGCAACACGGTTCACGCAGGAAGCTGAAGTTTGGCTGCTAATGCTTCAAAGAGTTGGAAAGTCCCCtgagattaaacaaaaaatgtaagagCAGTGAAGTTTCACAGGGTTGACTCTACTGCCCTCTTGTGTCCTTTTTGACAAAGAGGCAAACATATACAAATAAGAAGCAACATTGCTCAAAAACTTACTTTACTTTCTCATTTCAGACCCGAGTGTGTTTGATATAGAAATTAGCCGTACCCAAAATCAAATTGTCACTTTTTCAGGTTGAAATTTCCATCTTAAACTTCAATAACATCGCCATGTGCGGCAAATCAAAGCCTACAAACGGTTTGTTCTGTGACACATGTATAATCTTttaatctgttcatttttcCTTTGATTCAGGCCAATATCTCAATCACAGaatctgaaggttttttttttttttttgtcttttatggtcaatgtttgttacatttaattattgAATTGGCAcaattttcacacaaaaaaatacatggatTGTAATGCATCAAGTTGGCCTGTGATTATTCTCTCCCACATTACTGTGTTTTGGTTCAAATGAAGAATTCGGATGTTTGGATTGTATCTCATATTATCTCTCGTTTGGctcatcatttttcatttcctcctagatttttttaatgttttttaaaacattctgaacatttcagataaaaacaaaaaatcaccTAAACCTTTGTGGGGCGGAAGGGTCAAGTGACCTAGACCAGTTTGGATCAGTGAATTTCATCACTTGTAACTTTTGACATATTAAAACCTGAACTGGATTATCCTGGCCaggtttcacagaaaaacaatataaaaagaataaaaagcaatatatcacaggtgtcaaacatacagtttttagatgtgccacaggtacaaaacactggaatgaaatggcttaattacctcctccttgtgtagatcagttctccagagctttaatgacctaattattctattcaggtgtgatgcagcagaggcacatctaagcactgcaggacagcggacctcgaggactggagtctG
This window harbors:
- the LOC103480351 gene encoding myeloid-associated differentiation marker homolog, with translation MPVTWFPTSQLLWVRIAAVLFTCTAFSVVANGGSLPHGGMADWCIFSWAFSFACTLLVLLVEQCSLQSRIPVSWSNFPITVACYASLLCLSASIIFPVFFLKSQYLSQDTRDHRIASTVFSCLATVAYMVEVSLSKARPGEVAGYMKTAPGLMKVCQTFVACIIFILVSDPVSYDHHPALKWCMAVYCICFILSMAVVVLCVGECTGCLPVPFSKFLSAYGLLAVIMYLTATILWPIFQFDKKYSRGGDQPKLITVAVLTALNFLLYLADLAYSARLVFVSA